A genome region from Ficedula albicollis isolate OC2 chromosome 23, FicAlb1.5, whole genome shotgun sequence includes the following:
- the GJB3 gene encoding gap junction beta-3 protein yields the protein MDWKTLQALLSGVNKYSTAFSRIWLSVVFVFRVLVYVVAAERVWGDEQKDFDCNTRQPGCTNVCYDHFFPISHIRLWALQLIFVTCPSLLVIMHVAYREDRERKNREKNGENCPKLYSNTGKKHGGLWWTYLFSLFFKLIIEILFLYLLHKMWDSFDLPRLVKCTNVDPCPNTVDCYIARPTEKRVFTYFMVGASSICIILTVCEIFYLIFKRVVQRTRKWRKSTKRSVSYSKASTCHCHVKSEEKDSKSQPRGEEP from the exons ATGGATTGGAAAACACTGCAGGCGCTGCTCAGCGGGGTCAACAAGTACTCCACAGCCTTCAGCCGCATCTGGCTCTCCGTGGTCTTTGTCTTCCGTGTGCTGGTCTACGTGGTGGCAGCTGAGCGGGTCTGGGGTGACGAGCAGAAGGACTTTGATTGCAACACGCGGCAGCCGGGCTGCACCAACGTGTGCTATGACCACTTCTTCCCCATCTCCCACATCCGCCTCTGGGCCCTGCAGCTCATCTTTGTCACTTGTCCTTCCCTCCTGGTCATCATGCACGTGGCCTACCGGGAGGACCGCGAGAGGAAGAACCGGGAGAAGAATGGGGAGAATTGCCCCAAGCTCTACAGCAACACGGGCAAGAAGCACGGCGGGCTGTGGTGGACCTACCTGTTCAGCCTCTTCTTCAAGCTTATCATAGAGATCCTGTTCCTCTACCTCCTCCATAAGATGTGGGACAGCTTCGATTTACCACGGCTGGTCAAGTGCACCAACGTGGATCCCTGTCCCAACACTGTGGACTGCTACATCGCTCGGCCAACCGAGAAAAGGGTCTTCACCTATTTCATGGTCGGAGCCTCCTCCATCTGTATCATCCTCACCGTCTGTGAGATCTTCTACCTCATCTTCAAGCGAGTTGTCCAGAGGACAAGGAAGTGGAGGAAATCCACCAAGCGCTCCGTCAGCTACAGCAAGGCCTCCACCTGCCACTGCCACGTCAAGTCAGAGGAGAAGGACAGCAAGTCCCAGCCGAG AGGAGAAGAGCCATGA